A single region of the Chryseobacterium culicis genome encodes:
- the yiaA gene encoding inner membrane protein YiaA, whose protein sequence is MKKQRVSNAFVAASWVALGAGMIGFIVGLARAEMLLNEKGYYFTILLYGLFAVVSLQKAVRDRLENIQVTDIYYGICWFATLSSIVLLAIGLWNATILPSEKGFYAFAFLLALFGAIAVQKNTRDNMLQE, encoded by the coding sequence ATGAAAAAACAAAGAGTATCGAATGCGTTCGTTGCGGCATCATGGGTAGCATTAGGCGCAGGAATGATTGGCTTTATTGTTGGTCTTGCAAGAGCGGAAATGCTGCTGAATGAAAAAGGATATTATTTCACCATACTTCTTTATGGTTTGTTTGCCGTTGTTTCGTTACAGAAAGCAGTACGTGACAGGTTAGAAAACATTCAGGTGACAGATATTTATTATGGGATCTGCTGGTTTGCCACATTATCATCTATTGTATTATTGGCTATCGGACTTTGGAACGCCACCATTCTTCCCAGCGAAAAAGGTTTTTATGCCTTTGCCTTTTTGCTTGCGCTCTTCGGAGCCATCGCAGTCCAGAAAAATACACGTGACAATATGCTTCAGGAATAA